Proteins co-encoded in one Microbacterium hydrocarbonoxydans genomic window:
- a CDS encoding D-2-hydroxyacid dehydrogenase — protein sequence MTALRVFVPTPLPDHLCALIEEREPRLELVRDPELLPPQLYQGDHLGDPSFRRSAAQQQRFEQLIDEAEALYGVPDQSPEQLHRTAAANPSLRWVHTTPAGGGAQIKNAALTAEQLHRIAFTTSGGVHGGPLAEFAVFGVLAGAQNLARLLADQHRREWGSRRPVPQVDGSHVVVVGLGGIGRTVAHKLHALGARVTGIHRRTVDAPGVSEIRPPAELADALSTADAVVLALPGTEATRDMLSRDVLARAKPGITVVNVGRGSTIEEPALVDALARGRVGFAALDVFAVEPLPATSPLWSMSNVLVSPHNAGTDTDEERRIAELFAANATRLIDGEPLMNRVDTIEFY from the coding sequence ATGACCGCCCTGCGCGTGTTCGTGCCCACCCCGCTTCCCGACCACCTCTGCGCGTTGATCGAGGAGCGGGAACCACGCCTCGAGCTGGTGCGCGACCCCGAGCTGCTGCCCCCTCAGCTCTATCAGGGCGACCACCTGGGCGATCCCTCGTTCCGTCGATCCGCCGCGCAGCAGCAGCGTTTCGAGCAGCTGATCGACGAGGCCGAGGCTCTCTACGGGGTGCCCGACCAGTCACCCGAGCAGCTGCACCGCACGGCCGCAGCCAACCCGTCGCTGCGCTGGGTGCACACGACGCCGGCCGGAGGCGGCGCACAGATCAAAAACGCGGCTCTCACCGCCGAGCAGCTGCACCGCATCGCCTTCACCACCTCGGGCGGTGTGCACGGCGGCCCGCTGGCGGAGTTCGCCGTGTTCGGTGTGCTCGCCGGAGCCCAGAACCTCGCCCGCCTGCTCGCCGATCAGCACCGACGCGAGTGGGGCTCGCGCCGCCCCGTGCCGCAGGTCGACGGCAGCCACGTGGTCGTCGTCGGTCTCGGTGGCATCGGACGCACCGTCGCGCACAAGCTGCACGCGCTCGGTGCGCGGGTCACCGGCATCCATCGACGCACGGTCGACGCCCCCGGCGTGAGCGAGATCCGCCCTCCGGCCGAACTCGCCGATGCCCTCTCGACAGCGGATGCCGTGGTGCTCGCCCTCCCCGGGACCGAGGCGACCCGCGACATGCTCTCGAGAGACGTGCTGGCGCGGGCCAAGCCGGGCATCACGGTCGTGAACGTCGGGCGCGGGTCGACGATCGAGGAGCCCGCTCTCGTCGACGCCCTCGCACGCGGACGGGTCGGGTTCGCCGCTCTCGATGTGTTCGCCGTCGAGCCTCTGCCTGCGACGAGTCCGCTGTGGTCGATGTCGAACGTGCTGGTCAGCCCACACAACGCCGGAACGGACACGGATGAGGAACGCCGCATCGCCGAGCTGTTCGCGGCCAACGCGACGCGGCTCATCGACGGCGAACCGCTGATGAACCGGGTCGACACGATCGAGTTCTACTGA
- a CDS encoding glycoside hydrolase family 2 TIM barrel-domain containing protein: MRSPLSESSLTTGRYWESTRPGEGRRRPRTDAITDAPRQSLNGTWRFRLSPTAAGTGEEFLAAEFDDRDWDPMAVPSHWVLEEFTPLAGGRRRRMLGTSEGPLYTNTAYPIPLDAPRVSEANPTGDYRLVFDAPDGFENAVLRFQGVDSCAKVWLNGEELGWSMGSRLPFEFDVAVRPGRNVLAVRVHRWSAGTYLEDQDMWWLPGIFRDVDLLSRPVGAIDDHFVHADYDHRTGLGTLCVEASVEAVVDIPELGISMPAGARVEIPVEPWSAESPTLYRGTLRSAGETVELAVGFRHVEIVDGVFTVNGRPVTFRGVNRHEHDPHRGRTLDIETMRQDIVLMKRANIDAVRTSHYPPHPDFLRLCDELGMWVVLENDLETHGFIYEGWEHNPPALPEWHDTILDRMQRSVERDKNHPSIVIWSMANESMTGEAFAVMRRWLDERDPSRPVLYERDPTYQDSDFYSLMYPSLELLDRIGRREEPRGGRLSMHGMVFGESGADADAPLDPVDERRRGLPFLLVEYAHAMGNGPGSLSDYWRIMREHDRICGGFVWEWIDHGFASTTPEGIRYIMHGEDVEYEPNGGRFSLHGLVTSDRTPTSGLVELSKAYAPLRIEVGDDAIVVRNDRHTASTADLRLVWRLERGARTVAEGEIDAPPIEAGGAATFAVPDGDGLLTVSAVLRDSTAWADAGHVVSWGQRDEAPRAVPALRAPTGGSRPGPGSLRLGAAEFDGTSGRLLSLGGVEVDGPWLDLHRAPTENDRGQGETNNVAKVWHQTGMDRLEHRTDDVRAGDGWLEVSGRTAPSTHPHGVVWTMLWQEQGDGLELSVSADFVGPWADTPYMHRDIWVPRLGLLLALPGGYADVEWRGRGPGESYVDSFEAAPLGYYRAGVDELQVHYPVPQENGNHIDTSLLLLSGPELPTLRVDGRDVFDFTARRWTSADLQTASRPHELVDSGRVWLNLDHRQLGLGSASVGPATPERYRIPRQPTSWRLRLSVD; the protein is encoded by the coding sequence ATGCGCTCTCCACTGTCGGAGTCCTCTCTCACGACCGGCCGTTACTGGGAGAGCACTCGTCCTGGTGAGGGACGACGGCGTCCGCGGACCGACGCGATCACGGATGCTCCGCGACAGAGCCTCAACGGCACCTGGCGATTCCGCCTGAGCCCGACCGCGGCAGGCACCGGAGAGGAATTCCTCGCCGCCGAGTTCGACGACCGCGACTGGGACCCCATGGCGGTCCCGTCGCACTGGGTGCTCGAGGAGTTCACGCCGCTCGCCGGTGGTCGACGGCGGCGGATGCTCGGAACATCCGAGGGACCCCTCTATACGAACACGGCGTACCCGATCCCGCTCGATGCCCCACGCGTCTCCGAGGCGAATCCGACCGGCGACTACCGGCTCGTCTTCGACGCCCCCGACGGCTTCGAGAACGCCGTGCTGCGCTTCCAGGGCGTCGATTCCTGTGCCAAGGTCTGGCTCAACGGCGAGGAGCTGGGGTGGTCGATGGGCAGTCGCCTTCCCTTCGAGTTCGACGTCGCCGTGCGGCCGGGGCGCAACGTGCTCGCCGTGCGCGTGCATCGCTGGTCGGCGGGGACGTACCTCGAGGATCAGGACATGTGGTGGCTGCCGGGCATCTTCCGCGACGTCGACCTGCTCTCCCGGCCCGTCGGAGCGATCGACGACCACTTCGTGCATGCCGACTACGACCACCGCACCGGGCTCGGCACGCTGTGCGTCGAGGCGAGTGTCGAGGCGGTCGTCGACATCCCTGAGCTCGGCATCTCGATGCCCGCGGGAGCGCGAGTCGAGATACCGGTCGAGCCCTGGAGTGCCGAGTCGCCGACCCTGTATCGCGGCACGCTGCGGTCGGCGGGCGAGACGGTCGAGCTCGCGGTCGGGTTCCGCCACGTCGAGATCGTCGACGGGGTCTTCACGGTCAACGGCCGACCCGTCACCTTCCGCGGCGTCAACCGTCACGAACACGATCCGCACCGAGGACGCACGCTCGACATCGAGACCATGCGCCAGGACATCGTGCTGATGAAGCGCGCGAACATCGACGCCGTGCGCACCAGCCACTATCCGCCGCATCCCGACTTCCTGCGGCTCTGCGACGAGCTGGGGATGTGGGTGGTGCTCGAGAACGATCTCGAGACCCACGGCTTCATCTACGAGGGGTGGGAACACAATCCTCCGGCCCTGCCCGAGTGGCACGACACCATCCTCGACCGCATGCAGCGCAGCGTCGAGCGAGACAAGAACCACCCGAGCATCGTGATCTGGTCGATGGCGAACGAGAGCATGACGGGTGAGGCCTTCGCCGTGATGCGGCGCTGGCTCGACGAGCGCGACCCGTCGCGGCCGGTGCTGTACGAGCGCGACCCGACCTATCAGGACTCCGACTTCTACTCGCTCATGTATCCGTCGCTCGAGCTCCTCGACCGGATCGGACGTCGCGAGGAGCCGCGCGGCGGCAGGCTCAGCATGCACGGCATGGTGTTCGGCGAGAGCGGCGCGGATGCCGACGCACCCCTGGATCCTGTCGACGAGCGCCGCCGCGGTCTGCCGTTCCTGCTGGTCGAGTACGCCCACGCGATGGGCAACGGCCCCGGCTCGCTGTCGGACTACTGGCGCATCATGCGCGAGCACGACCGCATCTGCGGAGGGTTCGTGTGGGAGTGGATCGACCACGGCTTCGCATCGACGACGCCCGAGGGCATCCGCTACATCATGCACGGGGAGGACGTGGAGTACGAGCCGAACGGCGGACGCTTCTCGCTGCACGGACTGGTCACCTCGGATCGCACTCCGACGTCGGGTCTGGTCGAGCTGTCGAAGGCCTATGCGCCGCTGCGGATCGAGGTCGGCGATGACGCGATCGTCGTGCGCAACGATCGCCACACCGCATCCACCGCAGACCTGCGGCTTGTCTGGCGGCTCGAGCGGGGAGCCCGGACGGTGGCCGAGGGCGAGATCGATGCGCCGCCGATCGAGGCGGGCGGCGCCGCGACCTTCGCCGTGCCCGACGGCGACGGACTCCTGACCGTGAGCGCCGTGCTACGCGACAGCACGGCGTGGGCGGATGCCGGCCATGTCGTGTCGTGGGGTCAGCGTGACGAGGCGCCGCGGGCCGTGCCCGCCCTCAGAGCCCCGACCGGAGGATCGCGCCCTGGCCCCGGCTCGCTGAGGCTGGGAGCGGCCGAGTTCGACGGGACGAGCGGTCGTCTGCTCTCGCTCGGCGGAGTCGAGGTCGACGGACCGTGGCTCGACCTGCATCGAGCACCGACCGAGAACGACCGCGGACAGGGTGAGACGAACAACGTCGCCAAGGTCTGGCATCAGACCGGGATGGACCGGCTCGAGCACCGCACCGACGACGTGCGCGCGGGCGACGGCTGGCTCGAGGTCAGCGGCCGCACGGCGCCGTCGACCCACCCGCACGGCGTGGTCTGGACCATGCTGTGGCAGGAGCAGGGCGATGGCCTCGAGCTGTCGGTGTCGGCGGACTTCGTGGGTCCCTGGGCAGACACTCCCTACATGCATCGCGACATCTGGGTGCCCCGACTCGGGCTGCTGCTGGCGCTTCCCGGCGGCTATGCCGACGTCGAGTGGCGGGGCCGCGGTCCCGGCGAGTCCTACGTCGACTCCTTCGAGGCGGCACCGCTGGGCTACTACCGTGCCGGTGTCGACGAGCTGCAGGTGCACTATCCCGTGCCGCAGGAGAACGGCAACCACATCGACACGAGTCTGCTGCTGCTCTCGGGGCCGGAGCTGCCCACGCTGCGCGTCGACGGCCGAGACGTGTTCGACTTCACCGCGCGTCGATGGACGTCGGCGGATCTGCAGACGGCATCACGCCCTCATGAGCTGGTCGATTCCGGACGCGTCTGGCTCAACCTCGACCATCGTCAGCTCGGACTCGGCTCGGCATCCGTGGGTCCGGCGACTCCCGAGCGGTATCGGATCCCCCGGCAGCCCACGAGCTGGAGACTCCGACTCTCGGTCGACTGA
- a CDS encoding four-carbon acid sugar kinase family protein, whose product MSESSANAAAPHVRVGYYGDDFTGSVDVLLQFARHGWTGRLFVGVPDDDRLREAARTHDVVGIAGIARSLPTEAIEAEVRPALEALRALSPRIVQYKACSTADSSATIGSIGRVIELGRQIVGEATVPLLFAQPDFGRYTVFGTHFAAEGGVIHRLDRQPTMSAHPSTPMHEADLVRHLSAQTALPIGGVPRTEYARLGEVLARSPHAAVVLDAVDNDDVAVVGRAVLATSAPAFAIGSGGLSWGIGAAEPGTAAALASSTPSHGPVLAVSGSRSAQTGRQIEHAQVAGWLVAPLSFTDSASQIELVRAALATGRSVALTSDDAPSGSDTLERIATVAADVVRATADLTRRVIVAGGDTSGRVTRLLGVRSLAIAANPVGNVVLLRASSDDPHIDGLELLLKGGQVGAESLFDDIRSLGA is encoded by the coding sequence GTGTCTGAGTCGTCGGCGAACGCTGCCGCGCCGCACGTGCGCGTCGGCTACTACGGCGACGACTTCACGGGAAGCGTCGACGTGCTGCTGCAGTTCGCGAGGCACGGCTGGACCGGCCGGCTCTTCGTCGGAGTGCCCGATGACGATCGTCTGCGCGAAGCTGCCCGCACGCACGACGTCGTCGGGATCGCCGGTATCGCGCGCTCGCTGCCCACCGAGGCCATCGAGGCCGAGGTGCGCCCCGCTCTCGAGGCGCTGCGAGCGCTCTCGCCGCGGATCGTGCAGTACAAGGCCTGCTCGACGGCCGACTCGTCTGCGACCATCGGCAGCATCGGTCGCGTCATAGAACTCGGTCGGCAGATCGTGGGCGAGGCCACGGTGCCCCTGCTGTTCGCGCAACCGGACTTCGGGCGCTACACCGTCTTCGGCACGCACTTCGCCGCCGAGGGCGGGGTGATCCACCGCCTCGATCGTCAGCCGACCATGTCTGCGCACCCGTCGACGCCTATGCACGAAGCGGATCTCGTACGACACCTCTCGGCTCAGACGGCGCTGCCGATCGGCGGCGTCCCGCGCACCGAGTACGCCCGTCTCGGCGAGGTCCTCGCACGGTCGCCGCACGCCGCGGTCGTGCTCGACGCCGTCGACAATGACGATGTGGCAGTCGTCGGCCGCGCGGTGCTCGCCACCTCGGCACCTGCGTTCGCGATCGGGTCAGGCGGCCTCAGCTGGGGCATCGGCGCTGCCGAACCCGGCACCGCCGCGGCCCTCGCATCCTCGACCCCGTCGCACGGACCCGTGCTCGCGGTCTCGGGAAGCCGGTCGGCCCAGACCGGGCGCCAGATCGAGCACGCCCAGGTTGCCGGATGGCTCGTCGCACCACTGTCGTTCACCGACTCCGCGTCGCAGATCGAGCTCGTGCGCGCGGCTCTCGCGACCGGTCGCAGCGTCGCCTTGACCTCGGATGACGCGCCTTCGGGATCGGACACGCTCGAGCGCATCGCGACCGTCGCCGCCGACGTGGTGCGAGCCACAGCGGATCTCACGCGTCGCGTGATCGTGGCAGGAGGCGACACCAGCGGTCGGGTCACCCGCCTGCTCGGGGTCAGGTCGCTCGCGATCGCCGCGAATCCGGTCGGCAACGTCGTGCTGCTGCGCGCCTCGTCCGACGACCCGCACATCGACGGGCTCGAACTGCTCCTCAAGGGCGGTCAGGTCGGCGCGGAGTCGCTGTTCGACGACATCCGGTCGCTCGGAGCCTGA
- a CDS encoding RuBisCO large subunit C-terminal-like domain-containing protein, whose translation MSTHAEHVIATYVIETSLPLARAAEVLAGEQSTGTFVRVERESDEVRARFAAQVESLTEIPLTGASPLPGAVGDPALRRRAVLRLRFPLDNFGPSLPNLLAAVAGNLFEIKELAAIKLIDLDLPPAFAARYPGPKFGVEGTRRLMSRPTGAMIGTIVKPSIGLTPAQLGELVGELAAAGVDFIKDDELQGNGPAAPLEARVEAVMPVLLRHADRTGVMPMYAFNITDDIGRLEANHDLVVSAGGTCVMACVNLVGFAGLEFLHRHAEVPIHGHRTMLGGIMRSEQVGIGFRAWQKIARLSGADHLHTNGISNKFYETDAEVLDSIAAVRQPLLGITPTVPVLSSGQWGGLAHATYSAVGTSDVLVLAGGGIHGHPDGAAAGVSSMREAWASAERGETVDDALRASVELRRAVERFGPVRV comes from the coding sequence ATGTCGACGCACGCAGAACACGTGATCGCGACGTACGTCATCGAGACGTCGCTGCCCCTGGCCCGCGCGGCCGAGGTGCTCGCAGGAGAGCAGTCGACAGGCACATTCGTCCGGGTCGAGCGCGAATCCGACGAGGTCCGCGCGCGCTTCGCCGCCCAGGTCGAGAGCCTCACCGAGATCCCTCTCACCGGCGCCTCTCCCCTGCCGGGTGCTGTCGGAGATCCTGCTCTGCGTCGTCGTGCGGTGCTGCGCCTGCGCTTCCCGCTCGACAACTTCGGCCCTTCGCTGCCCAACCTGCTGGCGGCCGTCGCCGGCAACCTCTTCGAGATCAAGGAGCTCGCGGCGATCAAGCTGATCGACCTCGATCTGCCGCCCGCATTCGCCGCCCGCTACCCGGGACCCAAGTTCGGCGTCGAGGGGACCAGACGACTCATGTCACGACCGACGGGGGCGATGATCGGCACGATCGTGAAGCCCAGCATCGGGCTCACTCCCGCGCAGCTCGGCGAGCTGGTCGGCGAGCTCGCCGCGGCAGGAGTCGATTTCATCAAGGACGACGAGCTGCAGGGCAACGGACCCGCAGCTCCGCTCGAGGCGCGCGTCGAGGCCGTGATGCCGGTGCTGCTGCGGCACGCCGACCGCACCGGCGTGATGCCGATGTACGCCTTCAACATCACCGACGACATCGGGCGACTCGAGGCCAATCACGACCTGGTGGTGTCGGCCGGCGGCACGTGCGTCATGGCCTGCGTGAACCTGGTGGGCTTCGCCGGGCTGGAGTTCCTGCACCGTCACGCCGAGGTCCCGATCCATGGCCACCGCACCATGCTCGGGGGCATCATGCGATCGGAGCAGGTCGGGATAGGGTTCCGAGCATGGCAGAAGATCGCACGGCTCTCGGGCGCCGACCACCTGCACACGAACGGCATCAGCAACAAGTTCTACGAGACCGACGCTGAAGTGCTCGACTCGATCGCCGCAGTGCGGCAGCCGCTGCTCGGCATCACCCCCACGGTGCCCGTACTCTCGAGCGGACAATGGGGCGGGCTCGCCCACGCGACCTACTCGGCTGTCGGCACGAGCGACGTGCTGGTGCTCGCCGGCGGCGGCATCCACGGTCACCCCGACGGCGCCGCGGCCGGGGTCTCGAGCATGCGCGAGGCCTGGGCGTCCGCGGAACGCGGCGAAACGGTCGACGACGCACTGCGCGCATCGGTCGAACTGCGACGGGCGGTCGAGCGCTTCGGTCCGGTCCGTGTCTGA
- a CDS encoding beta-L-arabinofuranosidase domain-containing protein has protein sequence MTTSSPHAPLRPLHAAEARWSSGFWGSVQHRTFSSTVPSIWQSLSDGEVSPGLRNFRIAAGLEDGGHDGPPFMDGDFYKWLEAAIAQLEVAPDAALAAQIEELAQLIASVQRADGYLHTPVLIQSRHAEQAVALADRFHFETYNLGHLITMGVRHHQVTGSATLLDVARRAASFLEDLAVNKPVELARSAICPSHYMAVIELYRATDDPQYLELAEAFLRVRDDFDGGDDNQDRLPVREQKVAAGHAVRANYLYAGLADLVAENGDQELLSVLEGVWNDVVDTKLYITGGCGALYDGASPDGSPWQQDISRVHQAYGRAFQLPNTTAHNESCANIGMVLWSERMLSLTGEARYADVIEQISYNSLLASISLDGAEYFYTNPLRQVRDLPFPLRRPGDTALHPVPSPPPSDERLRERYLSCFCCPPNIARTLARFHERAASLSSDGLFVHQYGGSSIDLAGGVLSLREDSDYPWSEQITFTVTAAADGGVPVHLRIPGWSAGATLTVDGETVPVSAPGTYTRVDRAWTEGDVIVLTLPMPVRVLRGHRLAEEITNQVAVQRGPVVYALESTDLPDGVTLERAALRRGTAIETARSTIAGSPVTVLTTQLAVIPDTDEDALYADLDDTELQTVPVTLIPYFAWGNRGSSEMSVWMPVVW, from the coding sequence ATGGTCGAGCGGCTTCTGGGGATCCGTGCAGCACCGCACCTTCTCCTCCACCGTGCCGAGCATCTGGCAGTCGCTCAGCGACGGCGAGGTCAGCCCGGGCCTGCGCAATTTCCGCATCGCGGCGGGCCTCGAAGACGGCGGGCACGACGGTCCCCCCTTCATGGACGGCGACTTCTACAAGTGGCTCGAGGCGGCGATCGCGCAGCTCGAGGTCGCTCCCGACGCCGCGCTCGCCGCACAGATCGAGGAGCTCGCGCAGCTCATCGCCTCGGTGCAGCGCGCAGACGGCTATCTGCACACCCCCGTGCTCATCCAGAGTCGCCATGCCGAGCAGGCCGTCGCCCTCGCCGACCGGTTCCACTTCGAGACGTACAACCTCGGCCACCTCATCACGATGGGCGTGCGCCACCACCAGGTCACCGGCAGCGCCACACTGCTCGACGTCGCGCGGCGTGCGGCATCCTTCCTCGAGGACCTGGCCGTGAACAAGCCTGTCGAACTCGCTCGCAGCGCGATCTGCCCCTCGCACTACATGGCGGTCATCGAGTTGTACCGGGCGACGGATGACCCGCAGTATCTCGAGCTCGCCGAGGCCTTCCTGCGAGTGCGCGACGACTTCGACGGCGGTGACGACAATCAGGACCGCCTTCCCGTGCGGGAGCAGAAGGTCGCGGCCGGCCATGCGGTGCGCGCCAACTACCTGTACGCGGGTCTCGCCGACCTGGTCGCCGAGAACGGCGACCAGGAGCTGCTCTCGGTGCTCGAGGGCGTGTGGAACGACGTCGTCGACACCAAGCTCTACATCACCGGCGGATGCGGTGCCCTCTATGACGGGGCGTCGCCCGACGGGTCGCCGTGGCAGCAGGACATCAGCCGCGTGCACCAGGCGTACGGTCGTGCGTTCCAGCTGCCCAACACGACCGCCCACAACGAGTCGTGCGCGAACATCGGCATGGTCCTGTGGAGCGAGCGGATGCTGTCGCTCACCGGGGAGGCACGCTACGCCGACGTGATCGAGCAGATCTCGTACAACAGCCTGCTCGCGAGCATCAGCCTCGACGGCGCGGAGTACTTCTACACGAACCCCCTGCGTCAGGTGCGCGACCTGCCGTTCCCGCTCCGCCGCCCCGGCGACACCGCGCTCCACCCGGTTCCCAGTCCGCCGCCCTCCGACGAACGGCTGCGCGAACGCTACCTCAGCTGCTTCTGCTGCCCGCCGAACATCGCACGCACGCTCGCCCGATTCCACGAGCGCGCCGCCTCCCTCTCTTCCGACGGGCTCTTCGTGCACCAGTACGGCGGCAGCTCGATCGATCTGGCCGGAGGCGTCCTGAGCCTGCGGGAAGACAGCGACTACCCGTGGAGCGAGCAGATCACGTTCACGGTGACCGCGGCCGCCGACGGCGGGGTCCCGGTGCACCTGCGCATCCCCGGATGGTCGGCGGGCGCGACTCTCACGGTCGACGGAGAGACGGTGCCGGTCTCGGCGCCCGGCACCTATACGCGTGTCGACCGCGCATGGACCGAAGGCGATGTCATCGTGCTCACCCTGCCCATGCCCGTGCGGGTGCTGCGCGGTCACCGGCTGGCAGAGGAGATCACGAACCAGGTCGCCGTGCAGCGCGGCCCCGTGGTCTATGCCCTCGAGAGCACGGATCTGCCTGACGGAGTCACGCTCGAGCGGGCCGCCCTGCGCCGCGGCACCGCGATCGAGACGGCGCGCAGCACGATCGCCGGCTCGCCCGTGACCGTGCTCACCACGCAGCTCGCGGTGATTCCCGACACCGACGAGGACGCGCTCTACGCCGACCTCGACGACACGGAGCTGCAGACGGTTCCGGTCACCCTCATCCCCTACTTCGCGTGGGGCAATCGCGGCTCGTCCGAGATGTCCGTCTGGATGCCGGTGGTGTGGTGA